A portion of the Armatimonadota bacterium genome contains these proteins:
- the phnC gene encoding phosphonate ABC transporter ATP-binding protein, producing MELRGVEVHFPGGVQALRGVDLSVLRGEFVAIVGLSGAGKSTLLRTVNRLVEPTAGSVWFEGEDLTAAAPARLLEVRAQIGMIFQTFNLVRRSSVLRNVLAGRVGRMPTWRALLGWFPRRDLEIVHGALRKLDIQDKAFVRADVLSGGQQQRVGIARALAQEPKVILADEPVASLDPPTSHMVMRDLRRINQEGITVLINLHFIDLAREYAQRVVGLRDGQVVYDGPAGEVDDATFEQIYGRALKADDFRGADAEG from the coding sequence ATCGAACTGCGCGGGGTTGAGGTCCATTTCCCTGGCGGGGTCCAGGCCCTGCGCGGTGTAGACCTCAGCGTCCTTCGCGGCGAGTTTGTCGCGATTGTTGGGCTGAGCGGTGCCGGCAAGTCAACCCTGCTGCGCACCGTCAACCGCCTGGTGGAGCCGACCGCCGGGTCGGTATGGTTCGAGGGCGAGGACCTGACCGCCGCAGCGCCGGCGCGCCTGCTCGAAGTGCGCGCGCAGATTGGTATGATCTTCCAGACGTTCAACCTGGTCAGGCGGTCATCTGTATTGCGCAACGTGCTGGCTGGCCGCGTGGGCCGCATGCCCACCTGGCGGGCGCTGCTGGGCTGGTTCCCCAGGCGCGACCTGGAGATCGTGCACGGGGCGCTGCGCAAGCTCGACATTCAGGACAAGGCCTTTGTCCGGGCCGACGTGCTCAGTGGCGGCCAGCAGCAGCGCGTGGGCATCGCGCGGGCGCTGGCTCAGGAGCCGAAGGTGATCCTGGCCGATGAGCCGGTGGCATCGCTGGACCCGCCCACCTCGCACATGGTGATGCGCGATCTGCGGCGCATCAACCAGGAGGGCATCACAGTCCTGATCAACCTGCACTTCATTGACCTGGCGCGGGAGTACGCTCAACGGGTTGTGGGACTGCGCGACGGGCAGGTGGTCTACGACGGGCCCGCCGGCGAGGTGGACGACGCCACCTTCGAGCAGATCTACGGCCGGGCGCTCAAGGCCGACGACTTCCGGGGAGCAGACGCTGAAGGCTAG